The Streptomyces sp. NBC_00102 genome segment CTACCCGTCCGTCCAGCACCAGCCCGTGCAACCGCCGCCCCCGCCCCAGCAGTCGAACCCCGTCCCGCCCCCGAAGCGCCCCGGCCCGCCCCAGCGGCTCGACCAGGTCCGCGCCGAGCTGGACGAGCTGAGCGACTACCTCCGGAAGGAGAACGAGGGCCGGTGAGCGGACGGATCGTCGCCGGACGGTACGAACTCGCCGCGATCCTCGGGCAGGGCGGCATGGGCCAGGTCTGGACGGCCTACGACCGGCGGCTCGACCGCCGGGTCGCGGTGAAGCTGCTGCGCCCCGACCGGATGGGCGTGCCCGGCGGCCGGGAGGAGGCCGACGAACTGCGCCGCAGGTTCGCCCGGGAGTGCAGGGTGACCGCGCAGGTCGACCACCCCGGACTCGTCACCGTCCACGACGCCGGGGGCGACGGCGACGACCTCTTCCTCGTCATGAGTCACGTCGAGGGCTCCGACCTCGCCGACCACCTCGCCGAGCACGACCCCTACCCGTGGCCCTGGGCCGTCGCGGTCGCCGCCCAGCTCTGCGCGGTGCTCAGCGCCGTGCACGCGGTGCCGATCGTCCACCGCGACCTCAAACCCCGCAACGTGATGGTCCGTCCCGACGGCACCGTCACCGTGCTCGACCTCGGCGTCGCCTCGGTACTGGACACCGACACCACCCGGCTCACCCACACCGGTTCGCCGATCGGCTCCCCGGCGTACATGGCGCCCGAGCAGGCGATGGGCGGTGCGGTCGGCCCGTACACCGACCTGTACGCCCTCGGTGTGCTGCTGCACGAACTGCTCAGCGGGGACGTGCCGTTCTCCGGGTCCACCGCCCTCGGCGTGCTCCACCGCCACCTCTACGAACCGCCGCTGCCGGTCCGCAGTATCCGGGCCGACGTGCCCGAGCAGCTGGAGGCCCTCGTCCTGCGGCTGCTCGCCAAGGACCCGCAGGCCCGCCCCGGTTCCGCGCAGGAGGTGTACGAGGCCCTCGCCCCGTTGCTGCCCGCGCACGGCACGCCCGGCGGACCGCTCGACCCGACCCGCCCCTTCCTCCGCCCGCACGCGCCCTGGCCCGACCGGGCCGCCCCCGTCCCCGCACCGGCCACCGGCTTCGGCCCGCCGCCCGCACCCGCGCGGCCGGCATCCGGCCGGGCGGACGTGGCGCGCGCCGTCGACGACGTCAAGCGGCTCCTCGGCGAGGGCCGGATCACCCAGGCCGTGGACATCCTCGGCTCCATCCTGCCGACCGCCGCCGCCGAACACGGCGAACGCTCACCCGTCGTCCGCATCCTGCGCAAGCAGTACGCGGCGACGCTGATGGACGACGGCCAGTACCGCCGCGCCCTGCCCGAACTGCGCCGCCTCGCCGACGACCGTGCCGCCGAGGCCGGACCCGGCGACCCGCAGACCCTCCAGTACCGCTACGACGCCGCCCAGTGCCTGGAGCAGCTCGGCGAGACGGCCGCCGCGCTCAACGAGTACCGCGCGGTCCTCCCGTACTACGAGAACGTCTACGGGGCCGTCGCCACCGACCCCGGCCGCTCCTTCGACATCCGCCACCGCATCGGCCTGCTGCTGCTCGCCGTCGGCGACCACACCGCGGGCCGGTCCCAGCTGCAGGCCCTGCTGTACGACACCGAGCGCTCCTACGGCCCGCACCACCCGCTCCCCGCCGAACTGCGCCGGCAGCTGACGCACCAGCGGGACGTTCGGGGCGGCTGAGCACCGGCCCGCCCGTACACCGCCCGGTGGCACCACATCCCCAACTCCTCCCGAATCGTTGGTCGAACCAGTGGCCCCCATGGCCGCCACTGCCTAACATCGATCACCGCAAGGCTTTGTGCACTGATGCACAAACTCTCATCGGGAGGCTCCTTTGCACCGCCGTCGTCGCACCGCGCTCACCCTCTCCGCCGCTCTCCTCCTCTCCGCGCCCGTTCTCACCGCCTGCGGCGGCGACGCCCACCCCGGGGCCGCCGCGATCGTCGGGGGACAGCGGATCGAGGTCTCCACCCTCCAGTCGGACGTCGCCGAGGTGCGCAGCGCCCAGCAGAGCTCGCCGCAGTCCGCCCAGCTGGTGAAGGGATCCGGACAGCTCCCGCGCGCCGCTCTGCACCGGCTGATCTTCGGGCAGGTCCTCGACAAGGCGGCCGAGGACGCCGGAGTGACCGTCAGCCGCAAGGAGCTCCAGCAGGTGCACCAGGCGGCCGTCGCGCAGTACGGCGGCGAGGACGAGCTGGCCGCGACCCTCCTCCAGGAGCGCTGGATCTCCCCGGAGCAGATCGACGGCGACCTGCGCCAGGAGGTCCAGCTGCCCAAGCTGGCGGCGGCGCTCGGCGCGGACCTGCAGACCCAGGAGGGCACCCAGAAGGTGACCGAGGCGCTCACCAAGGCGTCGAAGTCGCTGCACATCGACGTCAACCCGCGCTACGGAGCCTGGGACGACCAGCAGATCCGCCTCGGCACCTACGAGTCCCCCTGGCTCGCCAAGGCCACCGGCACCGACACGGCCGCATCCGGCGGAGACGGCGCCGGCGGCGACGGCACCGCACAGGACGGCTCCGGGCAGGACTCCGGGCAGGCGGAGACCGCCCCGACGGGCTGACCCGCCCCCGGGGTAGGTTCGAAGGGTGAACGCTGAAGCACCCGGCCGGGTCGTCCTCCTCACCGCCAGCCACCGAGTCGCCCCCGGACTGCTGTCCTGGCCCGCCTGGCAGACGCTGCGCGCCGCCGACCGCGTCGTGTGCGGCGCCCCCGACCACGTGCAGCTCCCGTATCTGCGCGAGGCGGGCGTCACCGTCGAGAACACCGAGCTCACCGCCGAGGAACTGGTCGACGCCTGCGCCGGCGACCGGACCGTGGTGGTCCTGGTCGGCGGCGAGGGCGACCAGCGGCTGACCGACGGACTCGCCCGCCTCGGCGGCTCCGGCCGGATCCGGATGCCGGACCTGGAGCTGCTCCCCGGCTCGTACGACCTGCCGGGCGCCCGCCTCCTCGACCTCGTCCAGGTCATGGACGTGATCCGCCGCGAGTGCCCGTGGACCTCGACGATGACCCACCGGGGCCTCGCCAAGTACGTCATCGAGGAGACGTACGAGCTGGTCGAGGCGATCGAGGACGGCGACCGCGAGGAGCTCCGCGAGGAGCTCGGGGACGTACTCCTCCAGGTCGTCTTCCACGCGCGGATCGCCGAGGAGGACGCGGAGGAGCCCTTCGCCATCGACGACGTGGCGGGCACCGTGGTGGAGAAGCTGATCCACCGTCATCCGCACGTCTTCGGCGACGCCACCGCCGACACCCCCGAGGACGTCCGGGCGCACTGGCTGCGCACCAAGGCGGTCGAGAAGCGGCGCGACTCGGTCACCGAGGGCGTCCCGCTCGGCCAGCCCGCGCTCGCCCTCGCGGCGAAGCTCGGCAGCCGGGTCCGGAGCGCGGACCTGGCGGTCGCCCTGCCCGCGGGCGACACCCTCGGCCACGAGCTGCTCGCCCTCGCCGTCCGCGCCGAGGCCGAAGGCGTCGACCCGGAAGCCGCCCTGCGCGCGGCGGCCCGCGCCTACCGGGACGCGAT includes the following:
- a CDS encoding SurA N-terminal domain-containing protein; its protein translation is MHRRRRTALTLSAALLLSAPVLTACGGDAHPGAAAIVGGQRIEVSTLQSDVAEVRSAQQSSPQSAQLVKGSGQLPRAALHRLIFGQVLDKAAEDAGVTVSRKELQQVHQAAVAQYGGEDELAATLLQERWISPEQIDGDLRQEVQLPKLAAALGADLQTQEGTQKVTEALTKASKSLHIDVNPRYGAWDDQQIRLGTYESPWLAKATGTDTAASGGDGAGGDGTAQDGSGQDSGQAETAPTG
- a CDS encoding serine/threonine-protein kinase; the protein is MSGRIVAGRYELAAILGQGGMGQVWTAYDRRLDRRVAVKLLRPDRMGVPGGREEADELRRRFARECRVTAQVDHPGLVTVHDAGGDGDDLFLVMSHVEGSDLADHLAEHDPYPWPWAVAVAAQLCAVLSAVHAVPIVHRDLKPRNVMVRPDGTVTVLDLGVASVLDTDTTRLTHTGSPIGSPAYMAPEQAMGGAVGPYTDLYALGVLLHELLSGDVPFSGSTALGVLHRHLYEPPLPVRSIRADVPEQLEALVLRLLAKDPQARPGSAQEVYEALAPLLPAHGTPGGPLDPTRPFLRPHAPWPDRAAPVPAPATGFGPPPAPARPASGRADVARAVDDVKRLLGEGRITQAVDILGSILPTAAAEHGERSPVVRILRKQYAATLMDDGQYRRALPELRRLADDRAAEAGPGDPQTLQYRYDAAQCLEQLGETAAALNEYRAVLPYYENVYGAVATDPGRSFDIRHRIGLLLLAVGDHTAGRSQLQALLYDTERSYGPHHPLPAELRRQLTHQRDVRGG
- a CDS encoding nucleoside triphosphate pyrophosphohydrolase, giving the protein MNAEAPGRVVLLTASHRVAPGLLSWPAWQTLRAADRVVCGAPDHVQLPYLREAGVTVENTELTAEELVDACAGDRTVVVLVGGEGDQRLTDGLARLGGSGRIRMPDLELLPGSYDLPGARLLDLVQVMDVIRRECPWTSTMTHRGLAKYVIEETYELVEAIEDGDREELREELGDVLLQVVFHARIAEEDAEEPFAIDDVAGTVVEKLIHRHPHVFGDATADTPEDVRAHWLRTKAVEKRRDSVTEGVPLGQPALALAAKLGSRVRSADLAVALPAGDTLGHELLALAVRAEAEGVDPEAALRAAARAYRDAILAAEGIGAPDTVDE